The Candidatus Tanganyikabacteria bacterium genomic sequence ACGTCGGGCGTAGACGACGCTCCCCATCATCTCACCGTGGAAGAACGGCGGCTCTTCGTTTACGAAGAAGACCAATCGCACGGTGCAGGCAGGGCTCAAGCCCGCGAGCACCTTGGCCAGCGCCAGGGTCGCCACCACGCCGGTCCCGTTGTCGTTCGCGCCCGGGCAACCGAAGACGGTGTCGTAGTGGGCCCCCACGACGAGGATCTTCTCGGGCAACCTCGCGCCGTGGATCGCGGTCTCGATGTTGTCCACCTTCAAAGGGCCGACGTGAAACGACTGGCGCTCGGGCGCGAGGCCCGCGGCTCGAAGCTCCTTCTCGATGAAGTCTCTCGCACGCTTCAGGGCGCCATACTTGAGGAGGTTCCGCTCGCCGATGCTGCCGGCTATGACCCTTACCCGGGTCCGCAAGAAGCCCGCCAGATCGAAGCCGCCGTCTATCTGGGCGGCCGCCGGACTCCGCGGTGTATGTTCACTCGATCCCGACATCGGGATCCTCCTCTCCTGGTTCGCCACTCGGGTCGCCTCCATGGTCGTAGCCCTTCTCCCGCGCGCAGTCGGCGATTGCCCGCTCCAGCGCGGCCAATAGCAAAGGCACCTTGCCGAACATCGTGATGGCGCCGAATTGCGGATCGTCCGGAGTCCCCACGTGAAGGCCGCCATGCCATTCAGAGATGCGCAGAGTCAAATAGGCTTCCGGATCCGCATATCGTCCGTACCTGGACAGCACCCGGTCACGGAAGGCGAGTAGCTCTTCTTGGTGGTCGCCTTCGACCTCCAAGGCCTTCGTGTAGTTCAGCACCTTCCGGAAGCGGCCCCATAGCATGGAGTGATGCTGGAGGTAGACCAGGTCCGCTTCGTCGGCCGGAACTGGCGGTTCCGTCAGGGATAGCGAGATCCCAGTCTGCTCGGCGCCGGCTTGCAGGAGCTGCTTGAAGAACGGCCAGTAGCCGTCCGGAATCGTGACAACCCCGCCCTCGCTCATCCCGCCGCCCTTCCGGAACTTCCGCGAAATGAAGCCAAGGTAGACCGCGATCCGGTCTCTCGGCGCATGCGACGCATGCACGCGAAGGTCCGGCTTGCGGTTTCTTCGGGCCCTCTTCGGCCCCGTGTCGCCAAAGGCATCCTCCAGGTCCACCGCGTAGGTCGTCCGGCGGTCCATGCCCGGCTCGCCTTTGGCCTCACCAGGAGCCGCGACCACTTTCACAGGCCATCCGCGCCGCCGAAGGCTCATCCAAACCTGGCTTTGCTCATCATCTGCAACCGCATCGATGCTGGACCAGAACTCGCCCGAAGTCGGCGCA encodes the following:
- a CDS encoding M28 family peptidase — its product is MSGSSEHTPRSPAAAQIDGGFDLAGFLRTRVRVIAGSIGERNLLKYGALKRARDFIEKELRAAGLAPERQSFHVGPLKVDNIETAIHGARLPEKILVVGAHYDTVFGCPGANDNGTGVVATLALAKVLAGLSPACTVRLVFFVNEEPPFFHGEMMGSVVYARRCRERREKIIGMISLETLGYYSDEPGSQEFPDDELAAKYPDQGNFVCFAGDAHSGPFVRKVHQAFVRHSDFPAEPLIASENEVPAVGYSDHWGFQQVGYPALMATDTAMFRYPHYHQKTDTPDKVDYDDLAIVVRGIAAAVQELAGASEPIS